One part of the Streptomyces ferrugineus genome encodes these proteins:
- a CDS encoding GPR1/FUN34/YaaH family transporter, which produces MANDVSAGSGITSVVGRLALGVTLLAFGLGYTDVIDGVSAADAVSIAQYVGGIALFVAGLMAFRDRDGANGTAFVALGALWFTWAVAADSQVSANAAGLFLLLFALVALSLTLAGGDQLGQGMHGLFFVGLLLMAIANFADNDGLTKVGGWFAVAAGAVAWYSATAALAHWPTALPRRAAGRGVTATG; this is translated from the coding sequence GTGGCCAACGACGTCTCTGCGGGAAGCGGAATCACCTCCGTGGTCGGCCGACTCGCCCTCGGTGTCACCCTGTTGGCCTTCGGGCTGGGGTACACCGATGTCATCGACGGCGTGTCAGCCGCTGACGCCGTATCAATCGCCCAGTACGTGGGCGGCATCGCCCTCTTCGTCGCCGGTCTGATGGCCTTCCGCGACCGCGACGGCGCGAACGGGACCGCCTTCGTGGCGCTCGGAGCGCTCTGGTTCACCTGGGCCGTCGCGGCCGACAGCCAGGTGTCCGCCAATGCCGCGGGGCTCTTCCTGCTGCTGTTCGCCCTGGTGGCGCTGTCCCTGACCCTCGCCGGTGGCGACCAGCTCGGCCAGGGCATGCACGGGCTGTTCTTCGTCGGCCTGCTGCTGATGGCGATCGCCAACTTCGCCGACAACGACGGACTCACCAAGGTGGGCGGCTGGTTCGCCGTGGCGGCGGGCGCGGTGGCCTGGTACTCCGCGACCGCGGCCCTGGCCCACTGGCCGACCGCACTTCCTCGACGCGCCGCCGGCCGGGGAGTGACGGCCACCGGTTAG
- the orn gene encoding oligoribonuclease: protein MNDRMVWIDCEMTGLSLSDDALIEVAALVTDSELNVLGEGVDIVIRPPETALETMPEVVRQMHTASGLLAELAGGTTLEDAEEQVLAYVREHVKEPGKAPLCGNSVGTDRGFLLRDMPTLEDYLHYRIVDVSSIKELARRWYPRAYFNSPEKNGNHRALADIRESIAELRYYRECIFVPQPGPDSDTAKSIAAKHVLPAQ, encoded by the coding sequence ATGAACGATCGCATGGTGTGGATCGACTGCGAGATGACCGGCCTCTCGCTGTCCGACGACGCGCTCATCGAGGTTGCCGCCCTCGTCACCGACTCCGAGCTGAACGTCCTCGGCGAGGGCGTGGACATCGTCATCCGCCCGCCGGAGACGGCGCTGGAGACGATGCCGGAGGTGGTGCGTCAGATGCACACCGCGTCCGGGCTGCTGGCCGAACTCGCCGGCGGCACGACGCTCGAGGACGCCGAGGAGCAGGTCCTCGCCTACGTCCGCGAACACGTCAAAGAACCCGGCAAGGCGCCGCTGTGCGGCAACTCCGTCGGCACCGACCGCGGCTTCCTGCTGCGCGACATGCCGACGCTGGAGGACTACCTCCACTACCGGATCGTCGATGTCTCCTCGATCAAGGAGCTGGCGCGCCGCTGGTATCCGCGGGCCTACTTCAACAGCCCCGAGAAGAACGGCAACCACCGCGCCCTCGCCGACATCCGCGAGTCCATCGCCGAACTGCGCTACTACCGCGAGTGCATCTTCGTGCCCCAGCCGGGCCCGGACTCCGACACCGCGAAGTCGATCGCCGCGAAGCACGTTCTGCCTGCTCAGTAG
- the glmS gene encoding glutamine--fructose-6-phosphate transaminase (isomerizing) codes for MCGIVGYIGKRDVAPLLLEGLQRLEYRGYDSAGIAVTSPKTAGLKTVKAKGRVRDLEAKVPARFKGTTGIAHTRWATHGAPSDVNAHPHLDAEGKVAVVHNGIIDNAADLRRKLEADGVEFLSETDTEVLVHLISRAQAEKLEDKVRETLRLIEGTYGIAVLHADFPDRIVVARNGSPVVLGIGEKEMFVASDIAALVAHTRQIVTLDDGEMATLKADDFRTYTTEGTRTTAEPTTVEWEAASYDMGGHDTYMHKEIHEQADAVDRVLRGRIDDRFSTVHLGGLNLDAREARQIRRVKILGCGTSYHAGLIGAQMIEELARIPADAEPASEFRYRNAVVDPDTLYIAVSQSGETYDVLAAVQELKRKGARVLGVVNVVGSAIAREADGGIYVHAGPEVCVVSTKCFTNTTVAFALLALHLGRTRDLSVRDGKRIIEGLRKLPGQIASVMEQEAEIEKLAQQYAEARSMLFIGRVRGYPVAREASLKLKEVSYIHAEAYPASELKHGPLALIEPALPTVAIVPDDDLLEKNRAAMEEIKARSGKILAVAHQHEEKADQTIVVPKNEDELDPILMGIPLQLLAYHTALALGRDIDKPRNLAKSVTVE; via the coding sequence ATGTGCGGAATCGTCGGATACATCGGGAAGCGTGATGTGGCTCCGCTGCTCCTGGAGGGCCTGCAGCGGCTGGAGTACCGCGGCTACGACTCGGCGGGCATCGCCGTGACCTCCCCGAAGACGGCCGGTCTGAAGACCGTCAAGGCCAAGGGCCGGGTCCGCGACCTGGAGGCCAAGGTGCCGGCCCGCTTCAAGGGCACGACCGGCATCGCCCACACCCGCTGGGCCACCCACGGCGCCCCCTCCGACGTGAACGCCCATCCGCACCTGGACGCCGAGGGCAAGGTCGCCGTCGTCCACAACGGCATCATCGACAACGCCGCCGACCTGCGCCGCAAGCTGGAGGCGGACGGCGTCGAGTTCCTCTCCGAGACCGACACCGAGGTCCTCGTCCACCTCATCTCCCGCGCGCAGGCGGAGAAGCTGGAGGACAAGGTCCGCGAGACGCTCCGGCTGATCGAGGGCACGTACGGCATCGCCGTGCTGCACGCCGACTTCCCGGACCGCATCGTGGTCGCCCGCAACGGCTCCCCGGTCGTCCTGGGGATCGGCGAGAAGGAGATGTTCGTAGCCTCGGACATCGCCGCCCTGGTCGCCCACACCCGGCAGATAGTGACGCTGGACGACGGCGAGATGGCCACCCTCAAGGCCGACGACTTCCGCACCTACACGACGGAGGGCACCCGCACCACGGCCGAGCCCACCACCGTCGAGTGGGAGGCCGCCTCCTACGACATGGGCGGCCACGACACCTATATGCACAAGGAGATCCACGAGCAGGCCGACGCCGTGGACCGCGTGCTGCGCGGCCGCATCGACGACCGCTTCTCCACCGTGCACCTCGGCGGCCTCAACCTGGACGCCCGTGAGGCCCGCCAGATCCGCCGTGTGAAGATCCTCGGCTGCGGCACCTCGTACCACGCGGGCCTGATCGGCGCCCAGATGATCGAGGAGCTGGCCCGCATCCCCGCGGACGCCGAGCCGGCCTCGGAGTTCCGCTACCGCAACGCGGTCGTCGACCCCGACACCCTCTACATCGCCGTCTCCCAGTCCGGTGAGACGTACGACGTCCTCGCCGCCGTACAGGAGCTGAAGCGCAAGGGCGCCCGGGTGCTGGGCGTGGTGAACGTGGTCGGCTCCGCGATCGCCCGCGAGGCCGACGGCGGCATCTACGTCCACGCGGGCCCCGAGGTCTGCGTCGTCTCGACGAAGTGCTTCACGAACACCACGGTCGCCTTCGCGCTGCTCGCCCTGCACCTCGGCCGCACCCGCGACCTGTCCGTCCGCGACGGCAAGCGCATCATCGAGGGCCTGCGCAAGCTGCCGGGGCAGATCGCCTCGGTGATGGAGCAGGAGGCGGAGATCGAGAAGCTGGCCCAGCAGTACGCCGAGGCCCGCTCGATGCTCTTCATCGGCCGCGTCCGGGGCTACCCGGTCGCCCGCGAGGCCTCCCTCAAGCTGAAGGAGGTCTCCTACATCCACGCCGAGGCCTACCCGGCCTCCGAGCTCAAGCACGGCCCGCTGGCCCTGATCGAGCCGGCCCTCCCGACGGTCGCGATCGTCCCCGACGACGACCTGCTGGAGAAGAACCGTGCCGCCATGGAGGAGATCAAGGCCCGCAGCGGCAAGATCCTCGCGGTGGCCCACCAGCACGAGGAGAAGGCGGACCAGACGATCGTGGTCCCGAAGAACGAGGACGAGCTCGACCCCATCCTGATGGGCATCCCGCTCCAACTCCTCGCCTACCACACGGCGTTGGCCCTGGGCCGGGACATCGACAAGCCGCGGAACCTCGCGAAGTCGGTGACGGTGGAGTAG
- a CDS encoding helix-turn-helix domain-containing protein, whose product MSHDSTAAPETAARKLSGRRRKEIVAVLLFSGGPIFESSIPLSVFGIDRQDAGVPRYRLLVCGGEEGPLRTTGGLELSAPHGLEAISRAGTVVVPAWRSITSPPPEEALDALRRAHEEGARIVGLCTGAFVLAAAGLLDGRPATTHWMYAPTLAKRYPSVHVDPRELFVDDGDVLTSAGTAAGIDLCLHIVRTDHGNEAAGALARRLVVPPRRSGGQERYLDRSLPEEIGADPLAEVVAWALEHLHEQFDVETLAARAYMSRRTFDRRFRSLTGSAPLQWLITQRVLQAQRLLETSDYSVDEVAGRCGFRSPVALRGHFRRQLGSSPAAYRAAYRARRPQGDKPADPEAAVGQGPAPQGPPPTPYPEGGPVPLQTRRTPAPVGPPSDNGRELYVGGRATLPSQRSGA is encoded by the coding sequence ATGAGCCACGACTCCACTGCCGCGCCGGAAACCGCGGCCCGGAAGCTTTCCGGGCGACGCCGCAAGGAGATCGTCGCGGTGCTGCTGTTCAGCGGCGGCCCCATCTTCGAGAGTTCCATACCGCTGTCGGTGTTCGGGATAGACCGCCAGGACGCCGGCGTACCGCGCTACCGCCTGTTGGTGTGCGGCGGCGAGGAAGGCCCACTGCGGACCACAGGGGGCCTGGAACTCTCGGCACCGCATGGCCTGGAGGCGATCTCCCGGGCGGGCACGGTCGTCGTGCCGGCCTGGCGTTCGATCACCTCGCCGCCACCGGAGGAGGCGCTCGACGCACTGCGCCGGGCGCACGAGGAAGGCGCCCGCATCGTCGGGCTGTGCACCGGCGCCTTCGTCCTCGCCGCGGCGGGCCTGCTGGACGGCCGTCCCGCGACGACACACTGGATGTACGCACCGACGCTGGCCAAGCGCTATCCGTCGGTGCACGTGGATCCAAGAGAGCTGTTCGTGGACGACGGCGATGTGCTGACGTCGGCCGGTACGGCAGCCGGCATCGACCTCTGCCTCCACATCGTGCGGACCGACCACGGCAACGAGGCGGCGGGCGCGCTGGCGAGGCGCCTTGTCGTACCGCCGCGCCGAAGCGGAGGCCAGGAACGCTACCTGGACCGCTCTTTACCAGAGGAGATCGGCGCCGACCCGCTCGCGGAGGTCGTCGCCTGGGCGCTGGAGCATCTGCACGAGCAGTTCGACGTTGAGACGCTGGCGGCACGCGCGTACATGAGCCGCCGCACCTTCGACCGCCGCTTCCGCTCGCTGACGGGCAGCGCCCCGCTGCAGTGGCTGATCACCCAGCGGGTGCTGCAGGCGCAGCGGCTGCTGGAGACGTCCGACTACTCGGTGGACGAGGTCGCGGGCCGCTGCGGCTTCCGTTCGCCGGTGGCGCTGCGCGGGCACTTCCGGCGCCAGCTCGGCTCGTCGCCGGCCGCGTACCGGGCGGCGTACCGGGCCCGGCGCCCGCAGGGCGACAAGCCGGCGGATCCGGAGGCGGCCGTCGGTCAGGGCCCGGCGCCGCAGGGTCCACCGCCCACCCCGTACCCGGAGGGCGGCCCGGTCCCGCTGCAGACCCGCCGCACCCCGGCACCCGTGGGCCCGCCCTCGGACAACGGGCGCGAGCTGTACGTCGGAGGCCGGGCGACCCTGCCAAGCCAGCGCAGCGGAGCATGA
- a CDS encoding universal stress protein, with translation MAGHEFFEPADRKRPVADPTAAEPLAAEDSRHSCDPAFKHGVVVGFDGSTSSERALAYAIGMAHRSGSGLIIVHVANRLPTTVWAGCEPPVFVDVPDHRTEVLGLELACADYLAEVPWILVERGGDICHELEEVGQEYEADAIVVGSTQGIVGRIFGSVAGRLAKRAKRPVVVIP, from the coding sequence ATGGCCGGTCACGAATTCTTCGAACCAGCGGACCGCAAGCGGCCCGTCGCCGACCCCACGGCGGCCGAGCCCCTGGCGGCGGAAGACTCACGCCATTCCTGCGATCCCGCTTTCAAGCACGGCGTCGTCGTCGGCTTCGACGGCTCCACCTCCAGCGAGCGCGCCCTGGCGTACGCCATCGGCATGGCCCATCGCTCCGGGTCGGGCCTGATCATCGTCCATGTCGCCAACCGGCTGCCCACCACGGTGTGGGCCGGCTGCGAGCCGCCGGTCTTCGTCGATGTGCCGGACCACCGCACCGAGGTGCTCGGCCTCGAGCTGGCGTGCGCCGACTATCTGGCCGAGGTGCCCTGGATCCTCGTCGAGCGCGGCGGCGACATCTGCCATGAACTCGAAGAGGTCGGACAGGAGTACGAGGCGGACGCGATCGTCGTCGGCTCCACCCAGGGCATCGTCGGGCGGATCTTCGGGTCCGTCGCGGGGCGGCTCGCCAAGCGGGCCAAGCGTCCCGTCGTTGTCATTCCGTAA
- a CDS encoding beta-N-acetylhexosaminidase produces the protein MRQHHRTFRLLGSLLLVAIGASVTGAAPAQAESPGPLDRVVPAPASVSPGGSPYRITPSTRIHVDDSRETRRVGEYLAHILRPSTGYRLPVTAHGAGGIQLRLAKGPFGAEGYRLDSGRKGVTITAAQPAGLFHGVQTLRQLLPAAVEKDSVQPGPWLVAGGTIKDTPRYGWRGAMLDVSRHFFTVDQVKRYIDQLALYKINKLHLHLSDDQGWRIAIDSWPRLATYGGSTQVGGGPGGHYTKADYKEIVRYAASRHLEVVPEIDMPGHTNAALASYAELNCDGVAPPLYTGTEVGFSSLCVGKDITYDFVDDVIRELAALTPGEYLHIGGDEAHSTSHEDYVKFMERVQPVVAKYGKTVIGWHQLTGATPAKGALAQYWGLDSTSAEEKAQVVKAAQNGTGIVLSPADRIYLDMKYTADTPLGLDWAGLVEVKRSYDWDPGAYLPGAPASAIRGVEAPLWTETIAKTADIEYMAFPRLAGAAELGWSPASTHDWEGYRVRLAAQGPRWDALGIGYYRSPQVPWPTTA, from the coding sequence GTGAGACAGCACCACAGAACGTTTCGCCTTCTCGGTTCCCTGCTGCTGGTGGCGATCGGCGCCTCGGTGACGGGGGCCGCCCCCGCACAGGCGGAATCGCCCGGCCCGCTCGACCGGGTGGTCCCCGCGCCCGCCTCGGTCAGCCCCGGTGGATCCCCCTACCGGATCACCCCCTCCACCCGGATCCACGTCGACGACTCCCGCGAGACCCGCCGTGTGGGCGAGTACCTCGCGCACATCCTCCGCCCCTCCACCGGCTACCGCCTCCCCGTCACCGCCCACGGCGCCGGAGGCATCCAACTGCGCCTCGCCAAGGGACCCTTCGGCGCCGAGGGCTACCGCCTCGACAGCGGCCGCAAGGGCGTCACCATCACCGCCGCCCAGCCCGCCGGCCTCTTCCACGGCGTCCAGACGCTGCGCCAGCTCCTCCCCGCGGCCGTCGAGAAGGACTCCGTGCAGCCCGGCCCCTGGCTGGTCGCGGGCGGCACGATCAAGGACACCCCGCGCTACGGCTGGCGCGGCGCGATGCTCGACGTCTCCCGGCACTTCTTCACCGTCGACCAGGTCAAGCGCTACATCGACCAGCTCGCCCTGTACAAGATCAACAAGCTGCATCTGCACCTCAGCGACGACCAGGGCTGGCGCATCGCCATCGACTCCTGGCCGCGCCTGGCGACCTACGGCGGCTCCACCCAGGTCGGCGGCGGCCCCGGCGGCCACTACACCAAGGCCGACTACAAGGAGATCGTCCGATACGCCGCCTCCCGCCATCTGGAGGTCGTCCCCGAGATCGACATGCCCGGCCACACGAACGCGGCGCTCGCCTCGTACGCCGAGCTGAACTGCGACGGAGTGGCACCCCCGCTCTACACCGGCACCGAGGTCGGCTTCAGCTCGCTGTGCGTCGGCAAGGACATCACGTACGACTTCGTGGACGACGTGATCCGGGAGCTGGCCGCGCTGACGCCGGGCGAGTACCTGCACATCGGCGGTGACGAGGCGCACTCCACCAGCCACGAGGACTATGTGAAGTTCATGGAGCGGGTGCAGCCCGTCGTCGCCAAGTACGGCAAGACGGTGATCGGCTGGCATCAGCTCACCGGGGCGACGCCGGCCAAGGGGGCGCTGGCGCAGTACTGGGGGCTGGACAGTACGAGTGCCGAGGAGAAGGCGCAGGTGGTGAAGGCCGCGCAGAACGGGACGGGAATCGTCCTCTCGCCCGCCGACCGGATCTACCTCGACATGAAGTACACGGCCGACACCCCGCTGGGCCTGGACTGGGCGGGCCTGGTGGAGGTGAAGCGGTCGTACGACTGGGATCCGGGCGCCTACCTTCCCGGTGCGCCCGCTTCGGCGATCCGGGGTGTCGAGGCTCCGCTGTGGACGGAGACGATCGCGAAGACCGCCGACATCGAGTACATGGCCTTCCCGAGGCTGGCCGGTGCGGCGGAGCTCGGCTGGTCGCCGGCGTCCACGCACGACTGGGAGGGCTACCGGGTGCGGCTCGCCGCGCAGGGTCCGCGGTGGGACGCGCTGGGGATCGGGTACTACCGGTCGCCGCAGGTTCCCTGGCCGACGACTGCGTGA
- a CDS encoding DUF4429 domain-containing protein — MAEIIQKDGTWVFDGDALRLTPGRDKNVSLFRKTLGELVVPLGALASVSFEQGKKAGRLRLRLRDGADPLLHATGGRLTEPHDPYQLIVESDRYGVAEYFVDEVRNALLLDQVPADPVDGYLLPGPSVPLSVSAGDATASFDGEHLRLEWNWKTEDAKAAAGTRSLALADISGVEWHPAAGLENGYLRFTVKNASTKAPPKYDPNAVELWGFKKDPLMALVAAAVQARLPHPATPTPASEPQDDPEQDHDALLRRLRELGDLHRTGVLTDEEFTMAKQAILKRM; from the coding sequence ATGGCGGAAATCATCCAGAAGGACGGTACGTGGGTCTTCGACGGCGACGCACTCCGGCTGACTCCCGGCCGGGACAAGAACGTGAGCCTGTTCCGCAAGACACTGGGTGAACTGGTCGTCCCCCTGGGCGCGTTGGCGAGCGTCTCCTTCGAGCAGGGCAAGAAGGCCGGGCGGCTCAGGCTCCGCCTGCGCGACGGCGCCGACCCGCTGCTGCACGCCACCGGCGGCCGGCTCACCGAGCCCCACGACCCGTACCAGCTCATCGTGGAGTCCGACCGCTACGGCGTCGCCGAGTACTTCGTGGACGAGGTCCGCAACGCCCTGCTCCTCGACCAGGTGCCCGCCGACCCGGTCGACGGGTATCTGCTGCCGGGCCCCTCGGTACCGCTGTCGGTCTCCGCCGGGGACGCCACCGCCAGCTTCGACGGGGAGCACCTCCGCCTGGAGTGGAACTGGAAGACGGAGGACGCCAAGGCCGCCGCCGGCACCCGCTCCCTGGCCCTCGCCGACATCTCGGGGGTGGAGTGGCATCCGGCGGCCGGCCTGGAGAACGGCTACCTCCGCTTCACCGTCAAGAACGCCTCCACCAAGGCCCCGCCCAAGTACGACCCCAACGCCGTGGAGCTGTGGGGCTTCAAGAAGGACCCGCTGATGGCCCTGGTCGCGGCGGCGGTCCAGGCCCGCCTCCCGCACCCGGCCACTCCGACGCCCGCGAGCGAGCCGCAGGACGACCCGGAGCAGGACCACGACGCCCTGCTGCGCCGGCTGCGTGAACTCGGCGACCTCCATCGCACCGGCGTGCTGACGGACGAGGAGTTCACCATGGCCAAGCAGGCGATACTCAAGAGAATGTAA